From one Tissierellales bacterium genomic stretch:
- a CDS encoding GGDEF domain-containing protein, producing the protein MHIHNSRKEKLIYIIVDCEYKIHYSNVENKVAYNYIKRLNILEKLSEEKPACYILEDYYICIDKFFIDNNTYYIIAISQEVYKCSNCTKRFRDLLTGLYNRNYLEEQINNSKLIKYKLKNYCLIFIDIDNLKGINDNYGHVKGDKVIKIVGESIKDSMRKEDIAIRYGGDEFIILTFNQNKKIANSIIQTIKKEIRQSIGKEKINISISAGIACTDCFINFQDMLRIADKDLYEEKKMKKYEGS; encoded by the coding sequence ATGCATATTCATAACTCCAGAAAAGAAAAATTAATATATATAATAGTAGACTGTGAATATAAGATTCATTATAGCAATGTAGAAAATAAGGTAGCTTATAATTATATAAAAAGATTGAATATTTTAGAAAAATTATCGGAGGAAAAGCCTGCCTGCTATATTTTAGAAGATTATTATATTTGTATTGACAAGTTTTTTATAGATAATAATACTTACTACATAATTGCAATTAGCCAGGAAGTATATAAATGCAGTAATTGTACTAAAAGATTTAGAGATTTATTAACAGGATTGTATAATAGAAACTATTTAGAAGAGCAAATTAATAATTCTAAGTTAATAAAATATAAATTAAAGAATTATTGCTTAATTTTTATAGATATAGACAATTTAAAGGGAATCAATGATAATTATGGACATGTAAAAGGAGATAAAGTTATTAAGATAGTTGGAGAGTCCATAAAAGATAGTATGAGGAAAGAGGACATTGCTATAAGGTATGGTGGAGATGAGTTTATAATTCTAACTTTTAATCAAAACAAAAAAATTGCAAACAGTATAATTCAAACAATTAAAAAAGAAATTAGACAGAGTATAGGGAAGGAAAAAATAAACATTAGTATTAGTGCTGGTATAGCTTGCACTGATTGTTTTATTAATTTTCAAGATATGCTAAGAATAGCGGATAAAGATTTATATGAAGAAAAGAAAATGAAGAAATACGAGGGCTCGTAG
- a CDS encoding GerMN domain-containing protein codes for MKKFLCILLLIIMILVGTLSCENKVPKKSNEMPEKISDYFPFEKNILKVYEDYGNEYGEQTIFFDYIDDNKAQLRTINPGTIIISVLEYTGGELREIHSEEEFYHIENKIKTNRIKNHILLKEPLKVGTNWTLPNGNKRAITGSDVEVETPIKKYKALEVTTEYGNNKKQLDYYVKKVGHVARIYNDNNVEVKTLLKTVEKDKPYILKLRFYYPVVNDTKIVFVEKKVDFNTNDRIEDIIEREFKNISTNKIIPPISPNTKIKSIKVDERESLVKINFSKELIEEMKVKDTLEMQKIRSIVNTLGNYYGVSKVYISAENKPYKTKNFTLKEDEYFTVDDISIEKLR; via the coding sequence ATGAAGAAATTTCTTTGTATACTGCTATTAATTATCATGATTTTAGTTGGAACTTTAAGTTGTGAAAATAAGGTTCCTAAAAAGTCCAATGAAATGCCAGAAAAAATATCTGATTATTTCCCTTTTGAAAAAAATATATTGAAAGTCTATGAGGATTATGGCAATGAATATGGAGAACAAACTATATTTTTTGACTATATAGATGATAATAAGGCCCAATTAAGAACTATAAATCCGGGAACAATTATTATTTCAGTATTAGAATATACAGGAGGAGAGTTAAGGGAAATACATTCAGAAGAAGAATTTTATCATATCGAAAATAAAATCAAAACCAATAGAATAAAGAATCACATATTATTGAAAGAACCTTTAAAAGTAGGGACAAATTGGACTTTACCAAATGGAAATAAAAGAGCAATAACGGGTTCAGATGTGGAAGTTGAGACACCTATTAAAAAATATAAAGCTTTAGAAGTTACTACTGAATATGGAAACAATAAAAAACAGTTAGATTACTATGTAAAGAAAGTAGGTCATGTAGCACGAATATATAATGACAACAATGTAGAAGTAAAGACCTTGTTAAAAACTGTTGAAAAGGATAAACCTTATATTTTGAAATTAAGATTTTATTACCCAGTAGTAAATGATACAAAAATTGTATTTGTTGAAAAGAAAGTGGATTTTAATACTAATGATAGAATTGAAGACATAATTGAAAGAGAATTTAAAAATATATCTACAAACAAGATAATTCCTCCAATTTCACCAAATACAAAAATTAAGTCTATAAAAGTTGATGAGAGAGAAAGCTTAGTTAAAATAAATTTTTCTAAAGAATTAATTGAGGAAATGAAGGTGAAAGATACTTTAGAAATGCAAAAAATAAGAAGTATAGTAAATACCTTGGGGAATTACTATGGCGTAAGTAAAGTATATATTTCCGCAGAGAATAAGCCTTATAAGACCAAAAATTTCACTTTAAAAGAAGATGAATATTTTACTGTTGATGATATTTCTATTGAAAAGTTGAGATAA
- the cysK gene encoding cysteine synthase A has translation MIFNNIYETIGNTPLIKLDNRDENNIGDILIKVESFNPGGSIKDRAALYMIKDAEKNGILTKGGTIIEPTSGNTGIALAMIGAARGYKVKIVMPDTMSVERRKLMEAYGAEVILTDGKNGMVGSVELAKKLAHEKGYFMPDQFGNINNIKAHYETTAVEILNDIKGENIGAFVAGIGTGGTITGVGKRLKEENPNILIVAVEPNKSPLLSEGKAGSHGIQGIGANFIPEILDKTIIDEIIQVDEEDAYFYARNISKYEGIFCGISSGANVAAATMIAKKLGKGRKVVTVLPDTGERYLSTNLFNGE, from the coding sequence ATGATTTTTAATAATATTTACGAAACTATTGGAAATACACCTTTAATAAAACTAGATAATAGAGATGAAAATAATATAGGAGATATACTAATAAAGGTTGAATCTTTTAATCCAGGGGGGAGTATAAAGGATAGGGCAGCTTTATATATGATTAAAGATGCTGAAAAAAATGGAATCCTTACAAAAGGAGGAACAATAATAGAGCCTACCAGCGGAAATACTGGCATTGCCTTAGCAATGATAGGAGCAGCAAGGGGATATAAAGTAAAAATAGTAATGCCAGATACTATGAGTGTAGAAAGAAGAAAGCTTATGGAAGCTTATGGAGCAGAAGTTATATTAACAGATGGAAAAAACGGTATGGTTGGTTCAGTTGAGTTGGCTAAAAAACTTGCTCATGAAAAAGGATATTTTATGCCAGATCAATTTGGCAATATAAATAATATAAAAGCTCATTATGAAACTACAGCAGTGGAAATCTTAAATGACATTAAAGGAGAAAATATTGGTGCTTTTGTAGCAGGCATAGGAACAGGTGGCACTATAACTGGAGTTGGTAAAAGATTAAAAGAAGAGAATCCAAATATATTAATAGTTGCAGTGGAGCCAAATAAATCTCCCCTCTTATCTGAAGGAAAAGCTGGTAGCCATGGTATTCAAGGAATAGGCGCAAACTTTATACCAGAAATTTTAGACAAAACTATTATTGATGAAATCATTCAAGTGGATGAAGAAGATGCATATTTCTATGCTAGAAATATTAGTAAATATGAGGGAATATTTTGTGGCATATCTTCAGGAGCAAATGTTGCAGCTGCAACTATGATAGCTAAAAAACTAGGAAAGGGAAGAAAAGTGGTTACAGTACTTCCTGATACTGGCGAAAGATATTTATCTACAAATTTGTTTAACGGAGAATAA
- a CDS encoding proline racemase family protein codes for MNSFKTIDTHTMGEPTRIITEGLPFIPGNNMMDKKNYLVEHFDYIRTMTMHEPRGHGDMFGAILMEPTKKEADIGVIFMDSGGYLNMCGHGSIGVSTILVDEGYVKVEEPITNITLDTPAGLVRAKVEVENKKAKGVSIENVPAFLYKENIKIEISELGQVPVDISFGGSFFALVDSKYLNLKISLENIDEIIKLALIIREKINNKVKVIHPNIPDINKVDLVEIYGKPTNSIADLKNVVIFGAGQFDRSPCGTGTSAKLAYLHGKNKLKKNEYFVHESITGTMFKGRILEEVKIGEYNGIIPEIKGRAFIIGYSHLIAQEEDPFKHGLII; via the coding sequence ATGAATAGTTTTAAAACTATTGATACACATACTATGGGAGAACCGACTAGAATTATAACCGAAGGTCTCCCCTTTATACCTGGCAATAACATGATGGATAAGAAAAATTATTTAGTAGAACATTTTGACTATATTAGGACAATGACTATGCATGAGCCAAGAGGACATGGGGATATGTTTGGAGCTATCCTTATGGAACCTACAAAGAAAGAAGCAGATATTGGGGTAATATTTATGGATAGTGGTGGATATTTAAATATGTGTGGTCATGGTTCAATCGGTGTTTCTACTATCTTAGTAGACGAAGGTTATGTAAAAGTTGAAGAACCTATTACAAATATAACTTTAGATACTCCAGCAGGATTGGTAAGGGCCAAAGTAGAAGTTGAGAATAAAAAAGCTAAAGGGGTTTCCATAGAAAATGTTCCAGCCTTTTTATATAAAGAAAATATAAAAATAGAAATATCGGAACTAGGACAAGTACCAGTGGATATATCTTTTGGAGGGAGTTTTTTTGCATTAGTAGATAGTAAATATTTAAATTTGAAAATTTCTCTAGAAAATATAGATGAGATAATAAAATTAGCATTAATAATTAGAGAAAAGATAAATAATAAGGTGAAAGTTATACATCCTAATATTCCTGATATAAATAAAGTAGATTTAGTTGAAATATATGGCAAGCCTACAAATAGTATAGCAGATTTAAAGAATGTAGTAATATTTGGGGCAGGCCAGTTTGATCGTTCTCCCTGCGGTACAGGTACAAGTGCTAAATTGGCATATTTACATGGTAAAAATAAATTAAAAAAGAATGAATATTTTGTGCATGAAAGTATAACCGGAACTATGTTTAAAGGGAGAATATTAGAAGAGGTAAAAATAGGAGAGTATAATGGAATAATTCCGGAAATTAAGGGAAGAGCCTTCATTATTGGCTATAGTCATTTAATAGCTCAGGAAGAAGACCCTTTTAAACATGGTCTTATAATATAA
- the epsC gene encoding serine O-acetyltransferase EpsC encodes MFKFIIEEAKNILEKDPAAKNLFEAIFCYPSLKAILRHRLSHKLYKKKRYILSRIISQKARKKTGIEIHPGAEIGLNLFIDHGMGVVIGETAEVGNNVTMYHGVTLGGIGGDPNTKRHPTVEDNVIIGSGAKILGPITIGEGAKIGANAVVLEDVPPYTTVVGMPAKVVRINKKTV; translated from the coding sequence ATGTTTAAATTTATAATAGAGGAAGCTAAAAATATATTAGAAAAGGATCCAGCAGCTAAAAATCTATTTGAGGCTATCTTTTGTTACCCTAGTTTAAAAGCTATCCTTCGCCATAGATTAAGCCATAAGCTTTATAAGAAAAAAAGATATATATTGTCAAGGATAATTTCTCAAAAAGCTAGAAAAAAAACAGGTATAGAAATCCACCCTGGAGCTGAAATAGGACTAAATTTATTTATTGATCATGGTATGGGTGTGGTTATAGGTGAAACTGCTGAAGTTGGAAATAATGTAACCATGTATCATGGAGTTACATTAGGTGGAATTGGTGGAGACCCTAATACAAAACGCCATCCTACAGTAGAAGATAATGTAATAATAGGATCTGGAGCTAAAATATTAGGCCCAATAACTATAGGAGAAGGGGCAAAAATAGGTGCTAATGCTGTGGTCTTAGAAGATGTTCCTCCCTATACAACGGTAGTAGGCATGCCTGCTAAGGTGGTTAGGATAAATAAAAAAACTGTATAG